One window of Pseudomonas sp. ML2-2023-3 genomic DNA carries:
- the aroK gene encoding shikimate kinase AroK: MRNLILVGPMGAGKSTIGRLLAKELHLPFKDSDKEIEVRTGANIPWIFDKEGEPGFRDRETAMIVELCHENGIVLATGGGAVMRAENRQALRNGGRVVYLHASIEQQVARTSRDRNRPLLRNANPEKILRDLLAIRDPLYREIADLVVETDERPPRMVVLDILERLAQLAPR; the protein is encoded by the coding sequence GTGAGAAATTTGATTCTTGTTGGGCCAATGGGGGCTGGAAAAAGCACCATCGGACGTTTGCTGGCCAAAGAGTTGCACCTGCCGTTCAAAGATTCCGATAAGGAAATTGAAGTGCGCACGGGTGCCAATATCCCGTGGATCTTCGACAAAGAAGGTGAGCCCGGCTTTCGTGACCGTGAAACGGCCATGATTGTCGAACTGTGTCATGAAAATGGCATCGTGCTGGCGACCGGTGGTGGTGCCGTCATGCGTGCGGAAAACCGCCAGGCGTTGCGCAATGGCGGACGAGTGGTTTACTTGCATGCTTCCATCGAGCAGCAGGTTGCGCGTACCTCACGTGACCGCAATCGGCCTTTGCTACGCAACGCAAACCCGGAAAAAATCCTGCGCGACTTGCTGGCCATTCGCGATCCCCTCTATCGGGAAATCGCTGATCTGGTGGTCGAAACCGATGAGCGACCGCCTCGCATGGTGGTTCTGGATATTCTCGAGCGACTGGCGCAGCTTGCTCCTCGGTAA
- a CDS encoding type 4a pilus biogenesis protein PilO: MAAQWLHSLRSFDLRELDLGHPGVWSPKRKNLVALAWLGMILALGYPLLLQPSFARLQLQHEAQARLKAEFESRVAQVANLDAYLKQMQGLEAAFGVLLEQLPAQAQVPGLLDEISRLSHLNGLVVEHIEWLPEVLQPFYAELPLQMTLAGGYHELGLFVSAMASLPRIVTLHDFALAPLNSSGSGQLRMTLLARAYRTHDQGLIP, encoded by the coding sequence ATGGCCGCGCAGTGGCTACACAGCCTGCGCAGCTTTGACCTTCGGGAGCTGGACCTCGGGCATCCGGGAGTCTGGTCGCCAAAACGCAAAAATCTCGTCGCGCTGGCGTGGTTGGGCATGATCCTGGCGCTGGGGTATCCGTTGCTGTTGCAGCCCTCGTTTGCCCGGTTGCAACTGCAGCATGAAGCTCAAGCCAGACTAAAGGCCGAATTTGAATCCAGGGTTGCCCAGGTTGCGAACCTGGATGCCTACTTGAAGCAAATGCAAGGGCTGGAAGCCGCCTTTGGCGTATTGCTCGAACAACTCCCTGCCCAGGCGCAAGTGCCCGGTTTGCTGGATGAGATTTCGCGACTGAGCCACCTCAACGGCCTGGTGGTCGAGCATATTGAGTGGTTGCCCGAAGTCCTTCAGCCGTTCTATGCCGAACTGCCCCTGCAGATGACTCTCGCCGGTGGGTACCACGAGTTGGGGCTCTTCGTCAGCGCCATGGCGAGCCTGCCACGCATAGTCACCCTTCATGATTTCGCACTTGCTCCGCTCAACAGCTCAGGTAGCGGCCAGTTACGCATGACGCTGCTGGCCAGGGCCTACCGCACCCACGATCAAGGACTGATCCCATGA
- a CDS encoding pilus assembly protein PilP: MSVCFRLFGAGLLATLAGCDGPQGTVELQTYLQTAQVQSGEAIEPLPEINPAHVFTYDALTLRNPFQAVPRGGAGNWQVSLVGDELDGDRARQFLEGFDLEQFEMVGTLSNDLETNALLRVNGVIHRLKVGDYLGRNNGQIASVDVTQVEVFEVISDGRGGWLERSLTIPLKQHS, from the coding sequence ATGAGTGTCTGTTTTCGACTGTTTGGCGCTGGATTGCTGGCGACGCTGGCGGGGTGCGATGGCCCGCAGGGTACCGTTGAGCTGCAAACGTATTTGCAGACCGCTCAGGTGCAATCGGGTGAGGCCATTGAGCCTCTTCCGGAAATCAATCCAGCGCACGTGTTCACCTATGACGCGTTGACGCTGCGCAATCCTTTTCAGGCCGTGCCCAGGGGCGGGGCTGGCAATTGGCAGGTCAGCCTCGTCGGTGACGAGCTTGACGGTGACCGGGCACGTCAGTTTCTGGAAGGCTTCGATCTTGAGCAATTCGAGATGGTCGGGACGCTGTCCAATGATCTGGAAACCAACGCATTGCTACGGGTCAACGGTGTCATCCACCGTTTGAAAGTAGGTGATTACCTGGGGCGCAACAATGGCCAGATTGCTTCGGTGGACGTGACCCAGGTTGAAGTGTTTGAAGTGATTTCCGATGGTCGGGGCGGCTGGTTGGAAAGGTCCCTGACGATCCCTTTAAAGCAACACTCTTAA
- the gltB gene encoding glutamate synthase large subunit produces the protein MKAGLYHPDEFKDNCGFGLIAHMQGEPSHTLLQTAIEALTCMTHRGGINADGKTGDGCGLLIQKPDLFLRATAKEQFGADLPKQYAVGMVFFNQDPIKAEAARDNMNREILAAGLQLVGWRKVPIDTSVLGRLALERLPQIEQVFIAGENLSDQDMAIKLFSARRRSSVSNAADTDHYICSFSHKTIIYKGLMMPADLTAFYPDLSDERLQTAICVFHQRFSTNTLPKWPLAQPFRFLAHNGEINTITGNRNWAQARRTKFANDLIGDLDELGPLVNRVGSDSSSMDNMLELMVTGGIDLFRGVRMLIPPAWQNVETMDPDLRAFYEYNSMHMEPWDGPAGVVMTDGRYAVCLLDRNGLRPARWVTTTNGYITIASEIGVWDYKPEDVIAKGRVGPGQILAVDTETGQVLDTDSIDNRLKSRHPYKQWLRKNALRIQATMEDNDHGSAFYDVDQLKQYMKMYQVTFEERDQVLRPLGEQGYEAVGSMGDDTPMAVLSQRVRTPYDYFRQQFAQVTNPPIDPLREAIVMSLEICLGAERNIFQESPEHASRVILSSPVISPAKWRSLMNLDLPGFERQIIDLNYDESVGLEAAVRNIADQAEEAARAGRTQIVLSDRHIAPGKLPVHASLAVGAVHHRLTEKGLRCDSNILVETATARDPHHFAVLIGFGASAVYPFLAYEVLGDLIRTGEVLGDLYEVFKNYRKGITKGLLKILSKMGISTIASYRGAQLFEAIGLSEEICDLSFRGVPSRIKGARFVDLEAEQKLLAAEAWSARKPIQQGGLLKYVHGGEYHAYNPDVVATLQAAVQQGDYSKFKEYTALVDKRPVSMIRDLFQVKTLDTPLAIDDIEPLDSILKRFDSAGISLGALSPEAHEALAEAMNRLGARSNSGEGGEDPARYGTIKSSKIKQVATGRFGVTPEYLVNAEVLQIKVAQGAKPGEGGQLPGGKVNGLIAKLRYAVPGVTLISPPPHHDIYSIEDLSQLIFDLKQVNPKALVSVKLVAEAGVGTIAAGVAKAYADLITISGYDGGTGASPLTSIKYAGAPWELGLAETHQTLRGNDLRGKVRVQTDGGLKTGLDVIKAAILGAESFGFGTAPMIALGCKYLRICHLNNCATGVATQNESLRKNHYIGTVDMVVNFFTYVAEETREWLAKLGVRTLEELIGRTDLLEILQGETAKQHNLDLTPLLGSDHIPADKPQFCQVDRNPPFDKGLLAEKMVELATSAINDMSGAEFDLDICNCDRSIGARISGEIARAHGNQGMAKAPITFRFKGTAGQSFGVWNAGGLHMYLQGDANDYVGKGMTGGKLVIVPPAGSIYKTQDSAIVGNTCLYGATGGKLFAAGTAGERFAVRNSGAHTVVEGTGDHCCEYMTGGFVCVLGKTGYNFGSGMTGGFAYVLDQDNTFVDKVNHELVEIQRISGEAMEAYRNHLQHVLDEYVEETNSEWGRNLSENLDDYLRRFWMVKPKAASLKSLLSSIRANPQ, from the coding sequence ATGAAAGCAGGTCTGTACCACCCCGATGAATTCAAGGATAACTGTGGTTTCGGCCTGATTGCCCATATGCAGGGCGAGCCTAGTCATACCCTCCTGCAAACCGCCATTGAAGCCCTGACCTGCATGACCCACCGCGGTGGGATCAACGCAGATGGCAAGACCGGTGACGGTTGTGGCCTGCTGATTCAAAAGCCTGACCTGTTCTTGCGTGCAACCGCCAAAGAACAGTTCGGCGCAGATTTGCCCAAGCAATACGCCGTCGGCATGGTGTTTTTCAACCAGGACCCGATCAAGGCTGAAGCGGCCCGCGACAACATGAACCGCGAAATCCTCGCGGCGGGCCTGCAATTGGTGGGCTGGCGCAAGGTGCCGATCGATACCAGCGTTCTGGGCCGTCTGGCATTGGAACGTTTGCCGCAGATCGAGCAAGTGTTCATCGCTGGCGAAAACCTGAGCGATCAGGACATGGCGATCAAACTGTTCAGCGCCCGTCGCCGTTCATCGGTGAGCAACGCCGCTGACACCGATCACTACATCTGCAGCTTTTCCCACAAGACCATCATTTATAAAGGCCTGATGATGCCGGCGGACCTCACCGCCTTCTATCCAGACCTGAGCGATGAACGCCTGCAAACCGCAATTTGCGTGTTCCACCAGCGTTTCTCCACCAACACCCTGCCGAAATGGCCGCTGGCCCAGCCATTCCGCTTTCTCGCCCACAACGGCGAGATCAACACCATCACCGGCAACCGCAACTGGGCCCAGGCCCGTCGCACCAAGTTCGCCAATGACCTGATCGGTGACCTCGACGAGCTCGGCCCGCTGGTTAACCGCGTGGGTTCTGACTCCTCGAGCATGGACAACATGCTGGAACTGATGGTCACCGGCGGTATCGATCTGTTCCGTGGCGTGCGCATGCTGATTCCACCGGCGTGGCAGAACGTTGAAACCATGGACCCCGACCTGCGGGCGTTCTATGAGTACAACTCCATGCACATGGAACCGTGGGACGGCCCGGCTGGCGTAGTGATGACCGACGGTCGTTATGCTGTCTGCCTGCTCGACCGCAACGGTCTGCGCCCTGCGCGCTGGGTGACCACCACCAACGGCTATATCACCATCGCTTCTGAAATCGGCGTGTGGGACTACAAGCCAGAAGACGTGATCGCCAAAGGCCGTGTCGGTCCGGGCCAGATCCTGGCCGTGGACACCGAAACCGGTCAGGTGCTGGACACCGACTCCATCGACAACCGCTTGAAGTCGCGCCACCCGTACAAACAGTGGCTGCGCAAGAATGCCCTGCGCATTCAGGCGACCATGGAAGACAACGACCACGGTTCGGCGTTTTACGACGTTGATCAGCTCAAGCAATACATGAAGATGTACCAGGTGACGTTCGAAGAGCGCGACCAGGTGCTGCGTCCGTTGGGCGAGCAAGGCTACGAAGCCGTAGGCTCGATGGGTGACGACACGCCAATGGCCGTGCTGTCCCAGCGTGTTCGCACGCCGTACGACTACTTCCGCCAGCAGTTCGCGCAGGTGACTAACCCGCCGATCGACCCGCTGCGTGAAGCCATCGTCATGTCGCTGGAAATCTGCCTCGGTGCCGAGCGCAACATCTTCCAGGAATCCCCGGAGCACGCTTCCCGTGTGATCCTCAGTTCGCCCGTGATCTCGCCTGCCAAATGGCGTTCGCTGATGAACCTCGACCTGCCGGGCTTTGAGCGTCAGATCATCGACCTCAACTACGACGAGAGCGTGGGTCTTGAAGCGGCCGTGCGCAATATCGCCGATCAGGCCGAAGAAGCCGCGCGCGCCGGTCGTACCCAGATCGTTCTGAGTGACCGTCATATCGCACCGGGCAAGTTGCCGGTTCACGCCTCGTTGGCTGTGGGCGCCGTGCATCACCGCTTGACCGAAAAAGGCCTGCGCTGCGACAGCAACATCCTGGTTGAAACCGCTACTGCCCGTGACCCGCATCACTTTGCGGTGCTGATCGGCTTCGGCGCCTCGGCGGTCTATCCGTTCCTGGCTTACGAAGTGCTGGGTGACTTGATCCGTACCGGTGAAGTGCTGGGCGACCTCTATGAGGTGTTCAAAAACTACCGCAAAGGCATCACCAAAGGCTTGCTTAAAATCCTGTCGAAGATGGGTATCTCGACCATTGCCTCGTACCGCGGTGCGCAGTTGTTCGAAGCCATCGGCCTGTCCGAAGAAATCTGCGACCTGAGCTTCCGTGGCGTGCCAAGCCGCATCAAGGGCGCACGCTTCGTCGACCTTGAAGCCGAGCAAAAGCTGCTGGCAGCCGAGGCCTGGAGTGCGCGCAAGCCGATCCAGCAAGGCGGTCTGCTCAAGTACGTGCACGGTGGCGAATACCACGCCTACAACCCGGACGTAGTCGCTACCCTGCAAGCCGCTGTGCAGCAGGGTGACTACAGCAAGTTCAAGGAATACACCGCGCTGGTCGACAAGCGTCCGGTGTCGATGATCCGCGACCTGTTCCAGGTCAAGACCCTCGACACGCCGCTGGCCATCGACGACATCGAACCGCTGGACTCGATTCTCAAGCGTTTCGACTCGGCCGGTATCTCGCTGGGCGCCCTGTCACCAGAGGCCCACGAAGCCCTGGCTGAAGCCATGAACCGTTTGGGCGCACGCTCCAACTCCGGTGAAGGCGGCGAAGACCCGGCACGTTACGGCACCATCAAAAGCTCCAAAATCAAGCAAGTGGCCACTGGCCGTTTCGGCGTGACCCCGGAATACCTGGTCAACGCCGAAGTGCTGCAAATCAAGGTTGCCCAAGGCGCCAAACCGGGCGAGGGCGGGCAACTGCCGGGCGGCAAGGTCAACGGCCTGATCGCCAAACTGCGCTACGCCGTACCGGGCGTCACCCTGATTTCGCCACCGCCGCACCACGACATCTATTCCATCGAAGATTTGTCGCAGTTGATCTTTGACTTGAAACAAGTCAATCCGAAAGCGCTGGTATCGGTGAAGCTGGTAGCAGAAGCAGGCGTAGGCACCATCGCCGCAGGCGTGGCCAAGGCCTACGCCGACCTGATCACCATCTCCGGCTATGACGGCGGCACCGGTGCATCACCGCTGACCTCCATCAAGTACGCGGGCGCTCCGTGGGAGCTGGGCCTGGCTGAAACCCACCAGACCCTGCGCGGCAACGACCTGCGCGGCAAAGTGCGGGTACAAACCGACGGCGGCCTGAAAACCGGTCTGGACGTGATCAAGGCTGCGATCCTGGGCGCAGAGAGTTTTGGCTTCGGTACTGCACCGATGATCGCACTGGGCTGCAAATACCTGCGTATTTGCCACCTCAACAACTGCGCCACCGGCGTTGCGACCCAAAACGAATCGCTGCGTAAAAATCACTACATCGGCACCGTCGACATGGTGGTCAACTTCTTCACCTACGTGGCCGAAGAAACCCGCGAGTGGCTTGCCAAGCTGGGTGTGCGCACCCTCGAAGAGCTGATCGGTCGTACCGACCTGCTGGAAATCCTGCAGGGCGAGACCGCCAAGCAGCACAACCTGGACCTGACTCCTCTGTTGGGCAGCGATCACATCCCGGCGGACAAACCCCAGTTCTGCCAGGTCGACCGCAACCCTCCGTTCGACAAAGGCCTGCTGGCCGAGAAGATGGTCGAACTGGCCACTTCAGCGATCAACGACATGAGCGGTGCCGAGTTCGACCTCGACATCTGCAACTGCGACCGTTCGATCGGTGCCCGTATCTCGGGTGAAATTGCCCGTGCTCACGGCAACCAAGGCATGGCCAAAGCACCGATCACCTTCCGCTTCAAAGGCACTGCAGGTCAGAGCTTTGGCGTGTGGAACGCCGGTGGTTTGCACATGTACCTGCAAGGCGATGCCAACGACTACGTGGGCAAAGGCATGACCGGCGGCAAGCTGGTGATAGTGCCGCCTGCGGGCAGCATCTACAAAACCCAGGACAGCGCCATTGTCGGCAACACCTGCCTGTATGGCGCAACCGGCGGCAAGCTGTTTGCTGCGGGTACGGCGGGTGAGCGTTTTGCAGTGCGTAACTCCGGTGCTCACACCGTGGTTGAAGGCACGGGCGATCACTGCTGCGAATACATGACCGGCGGTTTCGTCTGCGTACTGGGCAAAACCGGTTACAACTTCGGCTCGGGCATGACCGGCGGTTTCGCCTACGTGCTGGATCAGGACAACACCTTCGTCGACAAGGTTAACCACGAACTGGTGGAAATCCAGCGGATCAGTGGTGAAGCGATGGAGGCCTACCGCAATCACCTGCAACACGTGCTGGACGAATACGTTGAGGAAACCAACAGCGAGTGGGGTCGCAACCTCTCGGAAAACCTCGATGATTACCTGCGTCGTTTCTGGATGGTCAAGCCCAAGGCTGCCAGCTTGAAATCGTTGCTTTCCAGCATCCGTGCCAACCCGCAGTGA
- the aroB gene encoding 3-dehydroquinate synthase, with the protein MQTLKVDLGERSYPIHIGEGLLDQPQLLAPHIAGRQVAIVTNATVAPLYLERLTRSLAQYSVVPIVLPDGESFKNWETLQLIFSGLLTARHDRRTTVIALGGGVVGDMAGFAAACYQRGVDFIQVPTTLLSQVDSSVGGKTGINHPLGKNMIGAFYQPNLVLIDTQTLNTLPARELSAGLAEVIKYGLICDEPFLTWLEDNMDALRALDQVALTAAIQRSCAAKAEVVGADERETGVRATLNLGHTFGHAIETHMGYGVWLHGEAVAAGTVMALEMSARLGWISHAERDRGIRIFQRAGLPVVPPGEMTPADFMQHMAVDKKVIDGRMRLVLLRRLGEATVTDDYPHEVLQATLGADYRALAQLKG; encoded by the coding sequence ATGCAGACACTGAAGGTTGATCTAGGCGAGCGTAGCTACCCGATTCATATTGGCGAAGGTTTGTTGGATCAGCCGCAGTTGCTGGCCCCCCATATCGCGGGTCGCCAAGTGGCCATTGTGACCAATGCAACGGTCGCACCCCTCTATCTTGAGCGCCTGACGCGCAGCCTCGCGCAGTACTCGGTAGTGCCGATTGTCCTGCCCGATGGCGAATCATTCAAAAACTGGGAAACCCTGCAGCTGATTTTCAGCGGCCTGCTCACGGCTCGCCACGATCGGCGCACCACGGTGATTGCCTTGGGCGGCGGCGTGGTGGGTGACATGGCGGGTTTTGCCGCTGCCTGTTACCAGCGCGGTGTTGATTTCATCCAGGTGCCGACCACCTTGCTGTCTCAGGTCGATTCGTCGGTGGGCGGCAAAACCGGGATCAACCACCCGCTGGGCAAGAACATGATCGGTGCTTTTTATCAGCCCAACCTGGTACTGATCGACACCCAGACCCTCAACACTCTCCCGGCCCGCGAATTGTCTGCAGGGCTGGCAGAAGTCATCAAGTACGGCCTGATTTGCGATGAGCCGTTCCTGACCTGGCTTGAGGACAACATGGACGCGTTGCGTGCGCTGGATCAGGTCGCCCTGACCGCTGCGATCCAGCGTTCGTGCGCCGCCAAGGCTGAAGTGGTGGGTGCCGATGAACGCGAAACGGGGGTACGTGCCACCCTCAACCTCGGTCACACCTTTGGCCATGCCATCGAAACCCATATGGGCTACGGCGTATGGTTACATGGTGAAGCGGTAGCCGCTGGCACCGTAATGGCTCTGGAAATGTCCGCCCGCCTGGGCTGGATCAGCCATGCAGAGCGTGATCGCGGCATTCGAATTTTTCAGCGCGCCGGTTTGCCAGTAGTGCCGCCCGGCGAAATGACGCCAGCCGACTTCATGCAGCACATGGCGGTTGACAAGAAAGTGATCGACGGCCGCATGCGGCTGGTGCTGTTGCGTCGTCTGGGCGAAGCCACGGTGACTGACGATTATCCACACGAGGTTCTCCAAGCCACGCTGGGTGCGGATTACCGCGCGCTGGCTCAGCTTAAAGGTTAA
- a CDS encoding AAA family ATPase, translated as MTSLHADEAFLGHFQLNHDPFAPRVPGFKFFPAQRKPVLGQLHHLARYSQLLLVVTGPEGSGKTLLRQALVASTNKQSVQSVVVSARGAGDAAGILHQVAQTLNVARPDVGSILAQVVQLALTGQEVYLLVDDAEQLDESALEALLALAAGAPEGRPHVFLFGEPSMIAGLEQLSPDEERFHVIELQPYTLDETREYLAQRLEGAGAGIELFSAQQISDIHESSEGWPGTINQVARDAMIEAMIASRSAVKRPSMGFKMPKKHVLAIGAVVVVAVAAAVLIPGRGKAPVAPGAEQTQLGQAAPNGGAKPSVDFAGSSQPMPLPLVGQSQPVMRGPLAEAAGDMPEGDDGGVPAVDGGVASPPTVTTTAPPVGVPSGPAPVATPAPTVATAKPAPAPVAKPAPAPAPAAKPVVKPVEKPVVVAKAAPGGSWYSSQPANNYVVQIVGTSSEASAQNVAKELGGDARYFKKSLNGKPLYVVTYGNFPSHAAATAAIKNLPAKTQAGKPWPRTVASVQKELATAR; from the coding sequence ATGACTAGTTTGCATGCCGACGAGGCGTTCCTCGGTCACTTCCAGCTCAACCACGACCCTTTTGCGCCACGGGTGCCGGGCTTCAAGTTTTTCCCTGCCCAGCGCAAGCCGGTGCTGGGGCAGTTGCATCACCTTGCCCGCTACAGCCAGTTGTTGCTGGTGGTTACCGGGCCTGAGGGCAGCGGTAAAACCTTGCTGCGCCAGGCGCTGGTCGCGAGCACCAACAAACAGTCTGTGCAGAGTGTTGTGGTTTCTGCGCGGGGTGCTGGCGATGCGGCTGGCATTCTGCACCAGGTGGCACAGACCCTGAATGTTGCACGCCCCGATGTCGGCTCCATTCTGGCGCAAGTCGTGCAATTGGCACTGACCGGACAAGAAGTCTACTTGTTGGTCGATGACGCCGAGCAGCTGGACGAGTCGGCACTGGAAGCATTGCTGGCGCTGGCTGCGGGAGCGCCGGAAGGCCGTCCGCATGTGTTCCTGTTCGGTGAGCCGTCGATGATTGCCGGGTTGGAGCAGTTGAGCCCGGATGAAGAACGTTTTCATGTCATCGAATTGCAGCCGTATACCCTCGATGAAACCCGTGAGTATCTGGCTCAGCGCCTCGAAGGTGCTGGGGCAGGAATCGAACTCTTTAGCGCTCAGCAGATCTCAGATATACACGAGAGCTCCGAAGGCTGGCCTGGCACTATCAACCAGGTCGCCCGCGATGCAATGATCGAAGCCATGATTGCCAGCCGCTCAGCGGTCAAGCGTCCAAGTATGGGGTTCAAGATGCCGAAGAAACACGTATTGGCCATTGGTGCAGTAGTGGTAGTGGCTGTCGCTGCTGCTGTATTGATTCCTGGCCGTGGCAAGGCGCCAGTCGCGCCGGGTGCCGAACAGACACAACTGGGGCAGGCCGCTCCAAATGGCGGCGCCAAGCCGTCTGTTGATTTCGCTGGCTCTTCGCAGCCGATGCCATTGCCGCTGGTAGGGCAATCCCAACCGGTGATGCGTGGTCCGTTGGCCGAAGCGGCCGGTGATATGCCTGAGGGCGACGATGGCGGTGTGCCTGCGGTCGACGGCGGTGTAGCTTCGCCGCCAACTGTCACCACCACGGCGCCACCGGTTGGCGTGCCATCGGGCCCTGCGCCAGTGGCGACCCCGGCGCCAACCGTGGCTACGGCCAAGCCAGCGCCTGCCCCTGTCGCCAAGCCTGCTCCGGCCCCAGCCCCGGCAGCCAAGCCGGTGGTCAAGCCAGTCGAGAAGCCGGTCGTTGTTGCCAAGGCCGCACCGGGCGGCAGCTGGTACTCCAGCCAGCCTGCCAACAACTATGTGGTGCAGATCGTCGGCACCAGCTCTGAAGCGTCTGCGCAAAATGTCGCTAAAGAACTGGGCGGCGATGCTCGCTATTTCAAGAAGTCCTTGAACGGCAAGCCGCTGTACGTCGTCACCTACGGCAATTTCCCAAGCCATGCCGCAGCCACCGCGGCAATCAAGAACTTGCCAGCGAAGACACAGGCTGGTAAACCTTGGCCTCGCACTGTCGCCAGCGTCCAAAAAGAGCTGGCTACAGCTCGCTGA